Proteins encoded by one window of Synechococcus sp. MVIR-18-1:
- a CDS encoding glutathione S-transferase C-terminal domain-containing protein: MAIHPLIVRSARQGWRWQWLRLMGGLGPADQGGHYRRPTSTPMQTLVLGERELEARDSTTKPQLIVGRSCPWAHRVWLVFQLRGLSASINLLMADADHDEGRWRLEPTWLGCDSLLDLYKLCGAPPSYRATVPVLVDPGACASDQPRLLGNDSTPLSEALCSWPAEATALNLAPSELKASIASWQELIQPSINDGVYRCGFARNQRAFDQASQALFSALEQVEESLQTKGPWLCGEQLTLADVRLFPTLIRWEMVYAPLFGCSARPLWMFPALWGWRQRFFALAGVSESCNSQKWKRDYFGALFPLNPSGIVPDSPDLSRLIGAGVAQPK, from the coding sequence ATGGCGATCCATCCACTGATTGTGCGCAGCGCTCGTCAAGGATGGCGCTGGCAATGGCTCCGCTTGATGGGAGGACTTGGCCCTGCCGACCAAGGAGGTCACTATCGGCGACCAACCAGCACGCCGATGCAAACCCTCGTCTTAGGGGAGAGGGAGCTTGAAGCGAGGGACAGCACAACAAAACCCCAGCTGATCGTTGGACGAAGTTGCCCATGGGCCCATCGGGTCTGGCTGGTGTTTCAACTGAGAGGGCTCAGCGCAAGCATCAACCTGCTGATGGCCGATGCCGATCACGACGAAGGGCGTTGGCGACTGGAGCCGACCTGGCTTGGCTGCGACAGCCTCCTTGATCTTTACAAGTTGTGCGGAGCACCACCCAGCTACAGGGCCACGGTGCCGGTCCTGGTTGATCCGGGTGCATGCGCATCCGATCAACCCCGATTGCTGGGGAATGACAGCACCCCCCTGAGCGAAGCACTGTGTTCATGGCCAGCCGAGGCGACGGCACTCAATCTCGCCCCAAGCGAATTGAAAGCTTCCATTGCGTCATGGCAGGAGTTGATCCAACCCTCCATCAATGACGGCGTCTATCGCTGTGGATTTGCAAGGAACCAAAGGGCCTTTGATCAAGCCAGCCAAGCCTTGTTTTCAGCTTTGGAACAAGTGGAAGAGAGCTTGCAAACCAAAGGACCATGGCTCTGCGGCGAGCAACTCACATTGGCGGACGTCCGTCTTTTTCCCACCTTGATCCGTTGGGAAATGGTCTATGCACCCCTATTTGGCTGTAGTGCCAGACCGCTTTGGATGTTTCCTGCACTTTGGGGTTGGCGCCAACGATTTTTTGCGCTTGCTGGAGTCAGCGAGAGTTGCAACAGTCAAAAGTGGAAACGGGATTATTTCGGGGCACTCTTTCCGCTCAACCCAAGTGGAATTGTTCCAGATAGCCCTGACCTGAGCAGACTGATTGGGGCGGGAGTGGCACAACCGAAATGA
- a CDS encoding DUF2301 domain-containing membrane protein: protein MTTNSKTRAEQSEPCFEGMYGPYCITLQDQREVQLYRICLLVCGLSFSAGLGQWILIGPQLATLWLLPLAVSLGLALRWIHIYLRPLHQALQLFWAAGCIGWLVLAMQAGPSNIFNTLESQRLWTLAIGPLFASLAGIGFKEFFCFRRPEAIGLTLLLPVALLGHLSGLIPGPVAISMLAICSSLLVLLALRKFGMEAAADVGDKSVFAYLEDLRKAKSA, encoded by the coding sequence ATGACGACCAACAGCAAAACAAGAGCAGAACAATCAGAACCCTGCTTTGAGGGGATGTATGGCCCCTATTGCATCACTCTCCAGGATCAGCGAGAGGTTCAGCTCTACCGAATCTGCTTGCTGGTCTGTGGTCTGAGCTTCAGTGCCGGACTCGGACAATGGATCCTCATAGGCCCCCAGCTAGCGACCCTATGGCTGTTGCCCCTTGCCGTATCACTAGGTCTTGCCTTGCGCTGGATTCACATCTATTTGCGCCCTCTCCATCAAGCCCTTCAACTGTTTTGGGCCGCTGGATGCATCGGCTGGCTGGTCTTAGCCATGCAGGCCGGTCCATCCAACATCTTCAACACGCTTGAGAGCCAACGTCTTTGGACCTTGGCGATTGGTCCTCTGTTTGCATCCCTGGCAGGCATCGGCTTCAAGGAGTTCTTTTGCTTCAGACGTCCAGAAGCAATCGGACTCACCCTGCTTCTACCAGTAGCACTCCTCGGTCATTTGAGTGGCCTGATTCCAGGGCCAGTAGCCATCAGCATGCTTGCGATTTGCTCCTCTCTTCTCGTGCTTCTTGCCTTACGCAAATTCGGAATGGAGGCCGCTGCTGACGTTGGCGATAAGAGCGTATTTGCTTATCTAGAAGACCTGCGAAAGGCCAAGAGCGCGTGA
- a CDS encoding ATP-binding cassette domain-containing protein, producing the protein MSLISLVDASKDFGIRTLFADLTLHIREGDRLGLIGPNGSGKSTLLKVLAGEEPLGGGERRCSSRLRVELVGQESSVDPGLTVLEQVLAGCGEKRDLLLRFSELSEAVADNPDNAVLLAELGVLSQRMDESEAWSLEQQCQEVLQRLGITDLHSPVEALSGGYRKRVGLASALVACPDVLLLDEPTNHLDAAAVEWLQSWLDRYPGAVVLVTHDRYVLDRVTRRIVEVELGEAHSIDGNYSAYLQRKAEQNLADAAGAAKFKSVLRRELAWLRQGPKARSTKQKARLQRIDEMQNAPTKQSRSQLEMASVSRRIGKVAIEAEHLSVSADGSKDGPLLLSDFSYSFSPEDRVGIIGPNGSGKSTLLDLIAGRRQPTGGSLQIGETVHLGYLDQHTDVLSDGKGLERKVIDFVEEAASTIDLGNEQLSASQLLERFLFPPAQQHSPLSKLSGGERRRLSLCRMLIQAPNVLLLDEPTNDLDVQTLSVLEDLLEDFRGCVVVVSHDRYFLDRTVDRLFCFENGRLQRFEGNYSAFLDHRRDLEKAQSEALAAQENTQRSSKAASKQGSIPDNKPKRRSFKESKELERLDSDLPALELRKQELEQAMASGGGDLSSLSLELAALLDSIHTSEERWLELSELEP; encoded by the coding sequence GTGAGCCTGATCAGTCTTGTCGATGCATCTAAAGACTTCGGCATCCGCACGCTGTTTGCCGACCTAACCCTCCACATTCGGGAAGGTGATCGCCTGGGACTGATCGGCCCCAATGGGTCAGGGAAATCAACCTTGCTGAAAGTGCTTGCAGGCGAGGAGCCTCTTGGGGGAGGAGAACGACGCTGCTCGTCGCGGTTGAGGGTCGAGCTGGTAGGCCAAGAGAGCAGCGTGGACCCGGGCCTCACCGTCTTGGAACAGGTGTTGGCAGGGTGCGGAGAGAAACGTGATCTGCTGCTGCGTTTCAGTGAACTCAGCGAAGCCGTTGCCGACAATCCGGACAATGCAGTGCTCCTAGCCGAGCTGGGCGTCCTGAGCCAAAGAATGGATGAATCCGAGGCTTGGAGTCTCGAACAACAATGCCAGGAAGTCCTGCAAAGGCTTGGGATCACTGATCTACACAGCCCTGTGGAGGCTCTTTCCGGTGGGTATCGCAAACGGGTAGGTCTGGCATCGGCCCTTGTGGCTTGTCCTGATGTCCTGCTTCTCGATGAGCCCACCAACCACCTCGATGCCGCAGCTGTCGAGTGGTTGCAAAGCTGGCTGGATCGCTATCCAGGAGCGGTCGTCCTCGTTACCCATGACCGCTATGTACTGGATCGCGTGACCCGCAGGATCGTGGAAGTTGAGCTGGGGGAAGCCCACAGTATTGACGGCAATTACAGCGCTTATCTGCAGCGAAAAGCCGAACAAAATCTCGCCGATGCCGCTGGTGCTGCCAAATTCAAAAGCGTGCTCCGGCGCGAATTGGCGTGGTTACGCCAAGGGCCAAAGGCACGCAGCACCAAACAAAAGGCGCGGCTGCAACGCATCGATGAGATGCAGAATGCGCCCACGAAACAGAGTCGTAGCCAGCTGGAGATGGCCAGCGTGAGTCGTCGTATTGGGAAGGTCGCGATCGAGGCGGAGCATCTCTCCGTCTCAGCTGACGGCAGCAAAGACGGCCCCTTATTGCTCTCAGACTTCAGTTACAGCTTCAGCCCAGAGGATCGTGTCGGAATCATTGGCCCCAATGGAAGTGGCAAATCAACCCTGCTTGATCTGATCGCGGGACGCCGTCAGCCAACTGGCGGGTCCCTACAGATTGGAGAAACTGTTCATCTTGGATATCTCGACCAACACACCGATGTCCTCAGCGATGGAAAAGGACTAGAGCGCAAAGTGATCGACTTTGTCGAGGAAGCGGCGTCAACCATTGACCTGGGGAATGAGCAACTCAGTGCATCTCAGCTGCTGGAACGCTTTTTGTTCCCACCAGCACAACAACACAGCCCCCTCAGCAAACTTTCTGGTGGAGAGAGACGGCGCTTAAGCCTGTGCCGCATGTTGATTCAGGCACCCAATGTCTTGCTGCTCGACGAACCAACCAACGACTTGGATGTCCAGACCCTGAGTGTCCTCGAAGACCTTCTCGAGGACTTCCGTGGCTGTGTTGTGGTCGTGTCCCACGATCGCTATTTCCTAGACCGCACCGTTGACCGTCTCTTTTGTTTTGAGAACGGACGCCTGCAGCGTTTTGAAGGGAACTACAGCGCATTTCTAGATCACCGACGTGATCTGGAAAAAGCGCAAAGCGAAGCACTGGCAGCGCAGGAAAACACCCAACGTTCGTCAAAAGCAGCTTCGAAACAGGGTTCAATTCCAGACAACAAGCCGAAACGGCGCAGCTTTAAAGAATCGAAGGAGCTGGAGCGCCTTGACAGCGACCTCCCCGCCCTGGAGCTGAGAAAACAGGAGCTGGAACAGGCCATGGCTAGTGGTGGCGGAGATCTCAGCTCTCTGAGCTTGGAACTCGCAGCTTTACTGGACTCGATTCATACCAGTGAGGAGCGCTGGCTTGAACTCAGCGAACTCGAGCCGTAA
- a CDS encoding CP12 domain-containing protein, which produces MKSIDEHIKKDQSEIEAARASGDQAKVRHLTDELHSLEEYKEHNPEDKHDPTSLELYCDANPDADECRVYDD; this is translated from the coding sequence ATGAAATCCATCGACGAGCACATCAAGAAAGATCAGTCAGAGATTGAAGCAGCTCGCGCTTCAGGCGACCAAGCAAAGGTGCGTCACCTGACTGACGAGCTTCATTCTCTTGAGGAATACAAGGAGCACAATCCTGAGGACAAGCACGATCCCACCTCACTCGAGCTGTATTGCGATGCAAACCCAGACGCCGACGAGTGCCGCGTCTACGACGACTGA
- the cgtA gene encoding Obg family GTPase CgtA has translation MQFIDQARISVRGGRGGDGIMAFRREKYVPAGGPSGGDGGQGADVVLEADSNLQTLLDFKYKRLFAGDDGRRGGPNRCTGASGPPLVIKVPCGTEVRHMSTGVVLGDLTTPGERLTVAFGGRGGLGNAHYLSNRNRAPEKFTEGRDGEEWPLQLELKLLAEVGIIGLPNAGKSTLISVLSAARPKIADYPFTTLIPNLGVVRRPTGDGTVFADIPGLIAGAAQGAGLGHDFLRHIERTRLLIHLVDGGAEDPLLDLRVVEKELEAYGHGLVERPRILVINKQELIQEEDLEGIVSALTDASGRTPLLISAAMSRGLTQMLDRVWSELGI, from the coding sequence GTGCAGTTCATCGACCAAGCGCGCATTTCCGTGCGGGGTGGCCGTGGTGGTGACGGCATCATGGCCTTCCGTCGAGAAAAATATGTTCCAGCTGGAGGGCCTTCTGGTGGTGATGGAGGCCAGGGCGCGGATGTGGTGTTGGAGGCAGATTCCAACCTGCAAACCCTTTTGGATTTCAAATACAAACGGTTGTTCGCAGGAGATGATGGGCGCAGGGGAGGTCCCAACCGCTGCACTGGGGCATCAGGCCCGCCGTTGGTGATCAAGGTTCCATGTGGCACGGAGGTTCGTCATATGAGTACGGGAGTCGTGCTCGGTGACCTCACGACACCAGGAGAACGTCTCACCGTGGCGTTTGGGGGGCGGGGCGGCCTTGGCAATGCCCATTACCTGAGCAATAGAAACCGTGCTCCAGAAAAATTCACTGAGGGCCGTGACGGCGAAGAGTGGCCGTTGCAGCTGGAACTCAAGCTTTTAGCCGAAGTGGGGATTATTGGGCTCCCGAATGCAGGGAAAAGCACCTTGATCAGTGTTTTGTCTGCCGCTCGACCCAAAATTGCCGACTACCCGTTCACAACCTTGATCCCGAATCTTGGTGTGGTGCGCCGCCCGACAGGAGACGGCACCGTGTTTGCTGATATTCCAGGCTTGATTGCTGGTGCAGCCCAGGGCGCGGGCTTGGGCCACGATTTCCTGCGCCATATCGAACGCACCCGACTCCTCATTCACCTTGTGGATGGCGGAGCCGAAGATCCCTTGCTGGATCTCCGCGTTGTTGAAAAGGAACTTGAAGCTTATGGACATGGGCTGGTTGAGCGCCCCAGAATTCTGGTTATTAACAAACAAGAGCTCATTCAGGAAGAGGATCTGGAGGGGATCGTTTCTGCTTTGACCGATGCCAGCGGGCGCACTCCTCTCCTGATCTCGGCAGCGATGAGTCGCGGCTTGACTCAGATGTTGGATCGTGTTTGGAGCGAATTGGGGATCTAG
- a CDS encoding ABC transporter ATP-binding protein: MAGVRFEALSKNYPSRGGGKPVEVIRDLSLSIADGEFLVLVGPSGCGKSTLLRLMAGLESPSSGEILVGDQPVSGLRPAKRNVAMVFQSYALYPHLSVRDNLAFGLRRSQQRTNLQQLQDQLHRNTRRLPAALRIPSHREQQLEKRIQDVAQSLELDQLLDRRPKELSGGQKQRVALGRAMARKPEVFLMDEPLSNLDAKLRGSTRARIVDLQRQLGTTTIYVTHDQVEAMTMGHRIAVLNQGHLQQLGTPMELYRWPSNLFVAQFIGSPPMNVLPVHVGPGATLMLKDRRLNVEGPTRALLQNLEGQRLSGGIRPEHLHVAPATNRNLPAEVSHSEVLGNEQLLTCRLLDGDHLVQVRADPSLNVSIGGSIHLEADPDGWRLFDEAGDAIALQELPTVDSDEPQLPLLS, translated from the coding sequence TTGGCCGGAGTTCGCTTCGAGGCACTCAGCAAGAACTATCCGTCCCGTGGGGGGGGCAAGCCTGTTGAGGTGATTCGTGATCTCTCCCTCAGCATCGCTGACGGCGAATTTCTGGTGCTGGTGGGTCCCTCTGGCTGCGGCAAAAGCACACTTCTGCGACTGATGGCAGGTCTTGAATCCCCCAGCTCTGGAGAAATCCTGGTGGGAGACCAACCCGTATCAGGCCTGAGGCCAGCGAAGCGCAATGTGGCGATGGTGTTTCAAAGCTATGCGCTCTATCCCCATCTGAGCGTTCGCGACAACTTGGCCTTCGGCCTGAGGAGAAGCCAACAGCGCACGAATTTGCAGCAGCTCCAGGACCAACTGCATCGCAACACACGCCGTCTCCCTGCTGCTCTAAGGATTCCCTCGCATCGAGAGCAACAGCTCGAGAAGCGCATTCAGGATGTGGCGCAATCTCTCGAATTGGATCAGCTCCTCGATCGCCGACCAAAGGAACTCTCTGGGGGACAAAAACAACGGGTGGCGCTGGGCCGGGCCATGGCCCGCAAGCCAGAGGTGTTCCTGATGGATGAACCGCTGAGCAATCTCGACGCAAAATTACGCGGGAGCACTCGCGCCCGGATCGTTGACCTCCAGCGACAACTCGGGACCACCACCATCTACGTCACCCACGACCAGGTGGAGGCGATGACCATGGGCCACCGCATCGCCGTGCTTAACCAGGGACACTTGCAGCAATTGGGTACTCCGATGGAGTTGTACCGCTGGCCTTCCAATCTGTTTGTGGCCCAATTCATCGGTAGCCCACCGATGAACGTACTGCCCGTCCATGTTGGGCCTGGTGCCACATTGATGCTGAAGGACCGACGCCTCAATGTGGAGGGGCCCACCAGGGCCCTACTTCAGAACCTCGAAGGCCAACGGCTAAGTGGAGGGATCCGTCCTGAGCATCTGCATGTTGCACCAGCAACCAACCGAAATCTTCCAGCGGAAGTAAGTCACAGTGAGGTATTAGGGAACGAGCAACTGCTCACCTGCCGCCTGCTGGATGGGGACCACCTCGTACAAGTGCGAGCCGATCCAAGCCTGAACGTTTCGATTGGTGGATCGATTCACTTAGAAGCCGATCCAGATGGCTGGAGGTTATTTGATGAGGCTGGGGACGCCATTGCTTTACAAGAGCTCCCGACCGTCGATAGCGATGAGCCTCAACTACCCCTACTGAGCTGA